The genomic window GAAGGAACTTAAAACTAGGCTTGGGTAATCAGTTACCTCTGGACCCTCTTCCTGGCCTATCGGCGCCTGATTGGCCTGCGGTTCCTAAaagctcctttccttctttcattaaTCCTTTCTCAACCTCTACTTTTAGAGACAAGAACATACGTTTGTTTTGTAGAGTACAGGATTAATAGTAAGATAGGGCTAATACTTGATTAAGGTCATTACAAAGCCTGCAGGGCCCTCCCCTGGGAGGCCTATGATGAGATTATGGGTGTTTTGAACAGGTTAatcccatttttgttttcattcttttttgaaaaaagccGAATAGAACAGAACTGGATCTGAATATGGTTTGAAGAGAAGGAGTTCTCAAATCAAAAAGTTTCTCTTTGGCTTcctgataactttaaaaaatttccacagTAAGAGTCACTCtagttaaattgaaaaaaaaaaaaagacacccctccccccaatcctggttaataaataaatgtctgttgggGAGAATTAGAATGAGATTATGGCCTGAGAGAGCCCTCATATAATAACCTCAGACTTAggtaaaaagggagaagagacccaaagatggagacaaaagacccaggAGAGGGCAGGAAAGCTCTGGATGACATATGGTTTGTATCACTTCTGAAATAATTAGATGGTTACATTCTTCTGCCCCAAAGTGAGTGTTTTTAAGGCTCCTGACTTTCACTACCCTTTCCCACCACAAACATGCACCTTATAAGGAGAGACTTAGCTAGGAAGAAATGCCATTCATTACAGAGGAAAAGTGCAAGGTCAGAGTTCACAGGTAAACATGAAATCTCAACATGCTTTttaattcatgaaaataaatttaaaataatgtgtatgacatggttctttttttcttattcccttctcctaatttcttcttttctaattttttctcaaTGACATTGACTCAAAAATCATGAATgtcaaaacagaaatatttaagagGTATACAATTAtagatttatattaaaaatggattCTTCCACTCTAGGAAGAGTTCAGGTATTCCTTGGTCCTGTAGCTTGGGAAAGGGTGGGTCACCCTGGAACTCTCATTCTCAGAGTGAACCTGGCTTCACAGAGCCCCATTCATGTGAGTGAGGCTCTTcaaataaaaaccctgcaaacaAGTTGTGGCTAAATGGACACATGAAATATTCACATAAATAAAACTGTGATGTTAAACGAAAgtcttctaaaaatataaaatgcccaGAACCACTCTCCACAAACTAACTCAATCAGAATATCAACGttgaggaatatatatatatatatggaatatatatacacatatcatcccatggaatatatatgtattcaaaaGACAATTCTGATACTTAGCCAGGGTTGAAAACTACCAGAATATACTGACACTTTTCAGGGTACAGTTGtactttaggaaaaagaaatcccaGGGTAGAAATACTTTTGAGCAATATTATAGTTGCAGAAATACATAAGTACAATCTCACCCCACTTAGCCTGACAGGGATTTATAACATGACAGTAGTTAGCTCTGGGCATTTGGGGACACCACTCCTGGTCTGGGGCAGATAGCTCTTCTGACCCCTGGCTGATTTATCTTCTTCCCATCTAAGTCTTTaatgcatttctctttttcagCCACCTAATCTTTACTTTGGTATGATctattttcttacttatttttcctGAATTAAACTGTCATTCCCACTGGCATGTTTTTGTTTCCATAACATACATATACTGTGTCTctccatatttttctcatttcctctccttATCTTTCTAGGAAAACGTTCCTGCTTTctctccttattttattttttaattttgggtgtgccatgcggcttgcgggatctcagttccccatccagggattgaaccctggccacagcagtgaaagtgccgaatcctgaccactagaccaccagggaactccctgctttttctctttagttcaaACTTTTTTACTAAAAGTTTTTGGCACTTGCACTTTCTAGGCCTGCTGTCCTCGTGTGGGTTTTCTCCCCTAAATATTCGTAATACATTTTGACCtactaaagaaaatgttatttggaAAGAGAATTTCTAACAGtattctttcttaaacatttgcttcaaaatttttataaacatgtttgtagttaaatttgattttcaaaattccATTGAATACTTCCTtaatcacacacacaaagcccAAAGAAAggattttgcatttgttttaatgATGAAAACTGAACACAAAAGAACACAAAGGAAAGATCATTAACTGTTACATCCATGTTTAAAACAGGTGCTTTCTTGCACACATAGTGAAGCTCCTTTGGCAGTATCCAAGTTGCTTGCTGACTATCTTATGAAAATGCCATTGTGGTCACTCTGTTTACAGAATAAGATCCAGGATATTTCATCAACTCATAGGGTAAGGTTAACTGACAAGACTTTCACTGAAGTTTATACAAATATTGGTATTATCCTCACCTCCCCCTCCATACACAGATGCACTGAAGGCTCCAAAATTCTATTTTAGAATCTTTGGGTCAAaagccagaatttttttttaatttaattactttatttacaATACTTTCTATGCAAATCTGGTGAAAAATGATTCACAGGTGCTTCAATGCTACCCATCCCATAATACCTCCCTGAatgataaatagaataaataaaaatgtgaatttgatAGTTAGAATTTTGTgtgtgaacagaaaaaaaattcccaaatgtttcaaatatttatgaaaaaattatagaGTATATTCTGAAATGTTAAAACAGGTTCTCTCCTCACTCAGGAAATAATCAGAGGTGCTGCCACTAGGTAGCAGAATGGATACTCAAAGGAGTATCCTAAAAAGATGGAACAATGCCAACCACACGTTTTCTTGATTCAGAGAGAGGGATTGTGTAGTGGCTATGAAGATGAGCCAGGCCAGCTGGGAAAATACAATCATTTTCCAGCTGTGTAATCTTCAGCAAGTTAaccaacctctctgtgccttggtttccatACAGCAAAATGAGGGTCGCAGAATAACAAGAGTTTCTACCTCACAGGATTCTTCCgaagaattaaattaatatttagaacAGCGCCTGGCATCTAGTAAGTACTCGATAATtattagctgaaaaaaaaattaggtttagaaaatatttaagccTAAGTAGACTTTTCTGAGAATGAAAATTCATTCAGCCAAGAAATAGAAGCTACAGAAGCATCTGCTTAAAACACATCATATGTATCTCTCATACACATGAGTAAACACCTTAGAGAATTACTCAGAATCAGCATATGTGGCATACCAGCATGCATGCCGGGCCAAGTAATAAGTGCACGCAGGATGTCAAGGCAACCCAGGCTTTTTAATCAAATTGTCACATGAAATGATTTAATATTGTATTAATATTCTACATGTTAATCACTGAttcaaaaagggagaagaaaaaatgatGACCCAAAGTCcacagaaagaaatcaaaattaaaaatatcactcCACGCATGTGAAAATCTCCCATGGTTAAAgtcatgcattttaaaattctagttaTTATTAGAGTGTGTAGCTTATAAGAACCTTGCAGCATTTTAGAggtcttttgttttaaagtgtgtgtgtgtacctgaaGAATGTATCAAGTACACGGTACTCTAAGACTATATTATTATAGCTTAAGCCGAAGTTTTGCCTGTACCCCCCAGCAGCTTTAACCAACTGCTGGCAGGTTGCCTCAAAGATCAGCAGGTTTGTTCGTTTTCCTTCTGTTCTGTTCCCAGTTCAGGTAGTTCAGCAGTGCCCTGTGATTCCAGCGATTCAAATAGCTGGTGAATAGTTTCATCTTTGCTCTCTCAAATTTTCAGGGGCTTTTCTCCAAAAGTGATCTCCAGCGCCCCACCCCTTGTTTATTCTTTTCCCCTGAggaaccccctccccccaccccgtagTCGAAAAACCACTGTGACATTTTTGGCCACCAGATGGCGCGCTTCTCCTTACTACCACCCTGGTAAGTGATTTTGCCAGAGGCAAAATaagatacagatttttaaatgtacagatttttaaatctgACTTTTCAAATGTAGTTGACCTTAAGAATTGATGAACAAGGCCAGAAAAATTAAGCTaagaaacactgaaagaaaatggatatttATAACTacggttattaaaaaaaaattagtaggtCACAGTTGCTGACTGTTAATAACTGTGTATTACTGTGAAGAGTAGAATGTTTCTTGAAATTTTGGCCTGTGTGAAACAAAACCAATATAAGACAAATGTTGCCTAATTAATTGTAACATATCCTTAATGAGGTAGGAAGCTCAGTATGAGCCAGGAAGCTTTTTGGCAGTCTGCTTTGAGTATAGGATGATGTTTAAGGAGAAAGAATTTGTCAGTGTGCTTCCACCAGGGTTTGGAGGTAAAATGACCAATGTGTTACAGCTTAGATGGTAATGTGTCTAGTGTGAAGAAAAACAATTAATTCAGTTACCATGgtttaatgaaaatattccatgaaacaaaacatttaaaaattagaagcagTATAAATGTCCCCAAAATAACATAATGATTAAGTCGATTAAGTATATACATAAGATGGACGAATACATCAGGAAAACCATGCAGTACACAACACAATGaattatgcatttattaaaatatatgtatctactaattttatatattttaatatagcaATAATAGTGAGAGGAAATACACAAATTTTTAACAGACTTTATTACTGGCTAATGgaataatagttttaatttaattcattttcaacttttctgtagtaAGCACAAATCCTATATACTTTTATCCACTTAACTTTGGgaactgcaaaaaaagaaaagtttaaaaaaatagttgagATCTCTTTGCCCAAGTTCAATATCTACCAAACAAACTTTTGAGCTGTATTTGGTCTGAGGCAGCTGCCCTCGGAGACAGAAAGCCTTGTTCACAGTTATGCCACCAAATACACGTGGCAGCACAAAGTAAACACAAGTTTTCTGCGTGCATATATTACTACTCTTTTGAATATGGTCAGACAAATTATTTTCCCAGAATCGACTAATTCCTGAGTGACCTGGttagattaatttttttgaatgtgCACAGCTGGGGATGAGAACCAGACTCTCAAGGACCCCAGGAAGATGCTGGGGTCAGCATCTTGGTGCTGACCAAGGCCACTTGGTGGCTTCTAGTTTTCCATCTTTAATATGAGGGAAGTTGCTCCAGATTTTGGAGGGAAATGCCTCCACCCTGGTGGTCCTGATTGGAGCAGGACACTGTGAGGTCCAACACAGTAACTAACTGACACCCCCAACCACAGTCCCGTGAGTGATGCCAGATAGAGCTGGCCAGTGGTGGCAACAGGGGTCACCTTCCAGGGTTCTTCCCTCAGGGACTTTGAAAGGAAACATGGCTGACAttgttttctgctgttttttcccttcatttggGTTGAACTCACTGAGAATATAGACAATGAGACAAGAGAAGAGCTATCTCCACAgccatctccttccttccccatttaCTCCAGGCATCTAACCATCTGAATGCAGCACCAAAGAGCTGGATCACAGAGCCAGATTGACTGAGTTTGAGACCTGTCTCTGTCCCTGGCAAGCTGTGAGAtactctattttatatttcactttcttcatcttaaaaaaaaagaagaggataaTAGTACTTACATCAAAGAACTgttgagataatgtatgtaagttGGCACTCAGAACTAAGTCTGGCACCAAGGAAGAGCTTTATAAATAAGTGTCAGCCAccttatcattatcatcatcatcttaattatcattttctttgtcaGAACAAGGAGAAGCTGTGAGCAGAGATCAAATCCTGTGCTACTTCAAGTCTGGCATTGTAAGTGCGGCTATCATTAACCTAAGGAAACCTACATGGcacctttgtgcaaattagaaaaagacatTCCCTCCTCAAGACACTTCCCACCCATTTTCGGGAAGACTATCATAACACGCACAAACATCCATGATGCCTCTTCTGGAAAGGGTCCCTCCTCgggttgtgcagtgcacaaccttcACGCTGTACAACGGTCCAGGTCTCCCTCTGATGGAAGAGACCACGGGGCTTGGAAACAGGTGAGTTCTTGTATAACAGAGAGAGGGTTAAAAGGAAATTTGAGTGGGTCCAGGAATTGCCTGGATGTGTGTGTCAAATTCTGGTAGGGGTACTAGAGTGTATGTCCCGAGGAGAAGGTTCAAAGCTATTCTCAGATGTTTAAAGGAATCACAAGTCCCCCCAAATTTAAGGAGCCTCATTCCACCGTTAGGAGATGAGATGACGTAGATGTATGGAGTCTGAGGTGATGCAGGAAATGGAGGCAGGCTCTAGATGCAGCTTGGGATTCAGGAGAGCCAGTTCTCGGGGAGAGGTCACAACTGGGGCCCTTTAACAAGCAGGGACTCAGAAACCTAGATGGGGAACTTTTTGACAGTGAACGGGGAAGGCTAAGAGCAGAGAGTTCCTGAGACAGTTCCTATTTCTTAGGTCCAGCTGTCCGGGAACATGAAGAACGCCTCAAGTGCACCCTCTCTTTCCCCACAAGGAGTCTGCAGGCTGCACTTCATTCACATTCGGCTAAGACATAGTCCCCTGTGGCTCCTCCTgtaaagacaagatccaggaaAGAGGCATCACAGACCTACGatcctctgcctcctcccctccccggccACGCATGTCAACTCTTACCACCCCCTTCCCAAGGAACTCCTGGATTTCAGGCACCATTATCTCTCATCTGGAATTGCTgaatagcttcctaactggtcttcctgtCTCCCATCTCACCTCCTAACAACTCACTCTCCAAACTGAGGAGACTGGGTTCCTCCTTGCTTATTTAAGTCCCTGCATTGATCGCCGCCCCTCCAGTGCTCATAACATAACATCCCAAAGGCCCCCAGGGCTCTACAGGAGTTGGCTTCTGTCTGCCCCCTCTTTCCCCTGCACCACCAATGTTCAGGGAGTAGAAATGCAGACTGAAAAGTACCTAAAGTCAAGGGTCAAATTGATAATAATTTCTCACCTCCCAGCATGCCTCACACTCTCCCACTCGCACGGTTGCTTCATCTGCATTGACTTCCCCTCATCCTCAACTTCACCTAAAGAAATCCTACTTCTTCAAGATCCAGAAGCCTTTCTTGATCCCCAGACGAACGTGGTCATCCCTTCCCTTGACACCCCAGAGCATTTGCTTCATATATGCCTTAGGATCTTTGGGGGTCTTTAACTGCATTTACCTGTCATGGATTTCATTCCTTACCAGACCTGGGTTCTGAGATAGCAAAGGTGACTTAACCTCAAAGCACCTGCACTACCTAAAACAGCACCTTGCAAAATAATAGGCGTTCAAAAATGTCTGTTGAATTAGGAGCTTTCATTCTGAGGGAAATCATTAATTCCTGCTCCCAGGGAGATGCCAGGGCTCCCAGAGAAAGACAGATGAGAAGGCTTCTCGTGGATGCCAACTCCCCtttgccctccccctgccccacttcCTGCAGGAGGGTTAGTGTGTCCTGGGGGCAGAGATGCTAAGAggcttcctccttcttcctaCTCACTGGAAGCCTGCCTTCTCCTCAAGATTCTGAACAAAATTCCAATAAGGAAGAGGATGATACAGACAGCAATTCCAGTGATGATTCCAGTGACCAGGGTGCCAGACAGCGAGGGCTCTAAAATAGCAAAAGCAAGTGAAAGCCCATGATCACTGCCCCATCCCAGAGCCAACCCTCCCCTCACTGCCCTGTTGACCACTCCCATCCCACCCACACCAGGTTTTCTCAGCCCCTCATCCATACCCCAGGTGGCAGTGAGGGGCTGATCCAGGCCTGGGTGCTCCACCTGGCAGCTGTATCTCTGCTCTTCCCCAGGGAGCACGGCCAAAGCCACCCAGCCCTGGTAGGTTCCATCCCCGTTGGGCAGCACGTCCTCAGGCTCAATGTCCTTGGCATCCAGTGGCTGCCTGTCCTTCAACCACCTCATGGTGATGTCCTGGGGGTAGAAGTTCAGAGCCTGACACCGTAGAGTGGTCACTGCAGAGGCCACGTGATGAGTCACTTTCACCAAAGGAGGCGCTgaacaggaaggagggaggatctGGAGGGGGGATTCCTACCCACGCCAGGAAGACCAGAACTTTCACTTCACTTTCTCTACGGGTTGGAGGAAGGAGTTTCCCTGTGCAGACAGAGCAAGTTGTAGGAGAGACACACAATTTTGTGCCCTAAACATGTTCCAAGATTGGAATGTTCCAATCATGTTCCAAACATGTTCTGATGTGGTGTCACATGGAGAATAGTCACAGTCTTATCAGCCTGTTCTCCGGTCCCACATGTAAATATGCATACCTGTTGCCCATGTCTTATGTTCTTTGTTAATATATTAAGTTGAATCAGATGAAATTGCCCCTATGAGGCTCAAAAGTGATTGAATATGTACTACTGGTAATTTCACCTGGTTCAACCCAATAAGTATTCTTGTAAGAAGGGGCCTTGTAAGATAGGCAGCCTACGCGACTACTACCATGTTTTGTGAACGTAACCTTTACCCTCCAAGATTCTGCTACTCTGACGGGTTGCCTCCTTGGTATTCATTTCTTGCCTTGGTATTCATGTGATAATTGGCATCTCTGAATTCctaaaagttataaatatacatagcGTTCTTGGttaaatcaagagaaaaatcacagttACTTCTTCTTTAGCTACATgcatggaaaaataatgaaaatcatgACTCATGGCTGGATGATACATCTCAATTGTAGGGTGGAGACCTCAGAGCTGGAGACCTCAGGGTGGAAAACTCAGACCTCATTACTTTCCCAGAGAGTTACACAACCTCGACCATCTCTGAAAACCCAGCCGGGGATCCCATATGCCCTGCATCCCCCTCCCCTCCGTCGCAAGAGGGGCAGAGCGTGCTCCCGCCGTACCTTGCTGGTCCAgggcccctctccccagctccagcAAGCGCTGCAGCTGCCCAGGGCAGTCCCGCTCGAGGTAGGCCCTGTTCTGCTTGGCCCGAATCTTGTTCACTTCCCACTCCAGCTTGGTGGTCCGAGCCCTGGGCTCTGCTGCTCTCCAATCCAGCGTCTCAGGGCGGAATTCAAGATGGTCCTGCCCATCGTACCCATACTTCCAGAACCCTCTGGTGCTGTTGTCCTCTTGCACTTCACAGCCCAGGATCACCTGCAGGGTGTGGGACTCTGGCGGCACTCCCAGCTTCGTTACTGAAACCAAAGGAGCAGGCCCCTGTTTTCGCCATTACAGGGATCTAGTGACCTCAGGAATCAAACTCCTGCCCTCTTCCCTGCCCCCGGATCTCAAGTAGCCAGTTCTCTCCCTCAAGTGCATCCCTGAGGCAGGGACACACTCCGCCCACCTCGGGAAGGCGAGGCGTGCTCTCCACTTACCCTTGCTCTGGTTGTGGTTGTCCATGATGGTCCAGAAGTCCACGATGAACATGTGATCCCAGCCTTTCAGGCTCTGGCTCAGCTGCAGCCACAGCTGGCTGGTGGCCCTGCCCCAGAGCCACGGGGCACGAGGCTCTGCACGGCGACTCTCGTGATCGTAGGACACGAACAGCTGGTCGTCCACGTAGCCCAAGGCCTCAAAC from Physeter macrocephalus isolate SW-GA unplaced genomic scaffold, ASM283717v5 random_973, whole genome shotgun sequence includes these protein-coding regions:
- the HFE gene encoding hereditary hemochromatosis protein isoform X1; amino-acid sequence: MGPRARPALLLLILLRTVATQGRPPRSHSLRFLFMGASEPDLGLPLFEALGYVDDQLFVSYDHESRRAEPRAPWLWGRATSQLWLQLSQSLKGWDHMFIVDFWTIMDNHNQSKVTKLGVPPESHTLQVILGCEVQEDNSTRGFWKYGYDGQDHLEFRPETLDWRAAEPRARTTKLEWEVNKIRAKQNRAYLERDCPGQLQRLLELGRGALDQQAPPLVKVTHHVASAVTTLRCQALNFYPQDITMRWLKDRQPLDAKDIEPEDVLPNGDGTYQGWVALAVLPGEEQRYSCQVEHPGLDQPLTATWEPSLSGTLVTGIITGIAVCIILFLIGILFRILRRRQASRGATGDYVLAECE
- the HFE gene encoding hereditary hemochromatosis protein isoform X5; this encodes MGPRARPALLLLILLRTVATQGRPPRSHSLRFLFMGASEPDLGLPLFEALGYVDDQLFVSYDHESRRAEPRAPWLWGRATSQLWLQLSQSLKGWDHMFIVDFWTIMDNHNQSKVTKLGVPPESHTLQVILGCEVQEDNSTRGFWKYGYDGQDHLEFRPETLDWRAAEPRARTTKLEWEVNKIRAKQNRAYLERDCPGQLQRLLELGRGALDQQGKLLPPTRRESEVKVLVFLAWVGIPPPDPPSFLFSASFGESDSSRGLCSDHSTVSGSELLPPGHHHEVVEGQAATGCQGH
- the HFE gene encoding hereditary hemochromatosis protein isoform X3, with the protein product MPKGWLLTWSHSLRFLFMGASEPDLGLPLFEALGYVDDQLFVSYDHESRRAEPRAPWLWGRATSQLWLQLSQSLKGWDHMFIVDFWTIMDNHNQSKVTKLGVPPESHTLQVILGCEVQEDNSTRGFWKYGYDGQDHLEFRPETLDWRAAEPRARTTKLEWEVNKIRAKQNRAYLERDCPGQLQRLLELGRGALDQQAPPLVKVTHHVASAVTTLRCQALNFYPQDITMRWLKDRQPLDAKDIEPEDVLPNGDGTYQGWVALAVLPGEEQRYSCQVEHPGLDQPLTATWEPSLSGTLVTGIITGIAVCIILFLIGILFRILRRRQASRGATGDYVLAECE
- the HFE gene encoding hereditary hemochromatosis protein isoform X4, which produces MGPRARPALLLLILLRTVATQGRPPRSHSLRFLFMGASEPDLGLPLFEALGYVDDQLFVSYDHESRRAEPRAPWLWGRATSQLWLQLSQSLKGWDHMFIVDFWTIMDNHNQSKVTKLGVPPESHTLQVILGCEVQEDNSTRGFWKYGYDGQDHLEFRPETLDWRAAEPRARTTKLEWEVNKIRAKQNRAYLERDCPGQLQRLLELGRGALDQQAPPLVKVTHHVASAVTTLRCQALNFYPQDITMRWLKDRQPLDAKDIEPEDVLPNGDGTYQGWVALAVLPGEEQRYSCQVEHPGLDQPLTATWGGATGDYVLAECE
- the HFE gene encoding hereditary hemochromatosis protein isoform X2, with product MKDHMTDKVEGSHSLRFLFMGASEPDLGLPLFEALGYVDDQLFVSYDHESRRAEPRAPWLWGRATSQLWLQLSQSLKGWDHMFIVDFWTIMDNHNQSKVTKLGVPPESHTLQVILGCEVQEDNSTRGFWKYGYDGQDHLEFRPETLDWRAAEPRARTTKLEWEVNKIRAKQNRAYLERDCPGQLQRLLELGRGALDQQAPPLVKVTHHVASAVTTLRCQALNFYPQDITMRWLKDRQPLDAKDIEPEDVLPNGDGTYQGWVALAVLPGEEQRYSCQVEHPGLDQPLTATWEPSLSGTLVTGIITGIAVCIILFLIGILFRILRRRQASRGATGDYVLAECE